The following coding sequences are from one Leptospiraceae bacterium window:
- a CDS encoding MiaB/RimO family radical SAM methylthiotransferase, whose product MKSSLKEKKESVTKSFYITTLGCPKNTADSLHMEKSLLEEGLKPSKTPEESDFHLINTCTFIQSATEETIDTILTAGKIKRQADQKLVVVGCFAERYPKEIRGDMPEVDLVFGTGRYSQAGKIIKEQFPQDFVNFADVNVSLLDRDNFISSFNSPKPYAFIKVSDGCNRGCHFCIIPKLRGEFRDQPEDKIYEDSLLAVKRGSKEICIVSQDTVFYGRDTDKLKDLLNRITEIDGLEILRLLYLYPDKKTEKLIDLFATNAKIAPYLESPIQHVSERVLKSMNRTGSYSFFRDLFGKARQVKDLEIRTSLIMGYPGETAADVDEVLRFIEEVKPEKLALFAFSPQEGTKAGELKMDVNKKEAARRVNLVRNAHLKVLKDIHLSRIGKVYPAIVDSIENGIAEVRRFQDAPEIDETVYVPTTSLQVGQIGRVKINSFSEYDMDGTWES is encoded by the coding sequence TTGAAGTCTAGCTTAAAGGAAAAAAAAGAATCAGTTACAAAATCTTTTTACATCACTACATTAGGATGTCCTAAGAACACAGCAGATTCTTTGCACATGGAAAAGTCTCTCTTAGAAGAGGGGCTAAAACCTTCGAAAACTCCTGAAGAGAGCGATTTTCACTTAATCAATACCTGCACATTTATTCAATCTGCAACAGAAGAAACAATCGATACAATCCTAACTGCTGGAAAAATAAAACGTCAAGCAGATCAGAAGCTAGTCGTTGTTGGTTGCTTCGCAGAACGTTATCCGAAAGAGATCAGGGGCGATATGCCGGAAGTCGATTTAGTTTTCGGAACCGGTAGATACAGTCAGGCGGGAAAAATTATAAAAGAGCAATTTCCTCAGGACTTTGTGAACTTTGCCGATGTAAATGTCTCTTTACTGGATCGCGACAACTTTATTTCTTCTTTTAATTCTCCAAAGCCTTATGCATTTATCAAAGTATCTGATGGTTGTAATCGGGGTTGTCATTTTTGTATAATACCAAAACTACGCGGTGAGTTTAGAGACCAGCCAGAAGACAAAATCTACGAAGACAGTTTACTCGCTGTTAAGCGTGGCTCCAAAGAAATTTGCATTGTATCTCAGGACACAGTCTTTTATGGAAGAGATACGGACAAATTAAAAGATTTATTAAATAGAATTACCGAAATTGATGGCTTAGAGATATTGCGGTTACTCTATCTTTACCCCGATAAAAAAACAGAAAAGCTCATAGATCTTTTTGCTACAAATGCAAAGATTGCACCCTATTTAGAATCACCTATTCAACATGTTTCCGAAAGAGTATTAAAGTCTATGAATCGCACTGGCTCTTATTCTTTCTTTAGAGATTTATTTGGTAAAGCTCGTCAGGTAAAAGATTTGGAAATTAGAACCTCCCTTATCATGGGCTATCCGGGAGAAACCGCTGCTGATGTAGATGAAGTATTGCGATTCATCGAAGAAGTGAAACCAGAAAAGCTTGCACTCTTTGCTTTTTCTCCGCAGGAGGGAACCAAAGCAGGTGAGTTAAAAATGGATGTAAATAAAAAAGAAGCAGCTCGCAGAGTGAACTTAGTTCGAAATGCACATCTAAAAGTTCTAAAAGACATTCATCTTTCTAGAATTGGAAAAGTATATCCCGCGATTGTTGATAGCATTGAAAATGGAATTGCAGAAGTGAGACGATTCCAAGATGCTCCTGAAATAGACGAGACAGTTTACGTTCCGACTACAAGTTTGCAAGTAGGACAAATTGGAAGAGTGAAGATTAATTCTTTTTCTGAATATGATATGGACGGAACCTGGGAATCTTAA
- a CDS encoding DUF4115 domain-containing protein, with translation MQVSTNKRVGQILREVREEKNLSVKDVSRDTNIAIKFVIALENEDYAQFPAETFTIGFLKNYSDYLKLDTAGMLNLYRGEQLVESQQPLEELTKPTVKMIALELKTNKLLPLGIILGVCLAVFLVIFFSERDNSDSSSTTTESTTTETKETTNPTSHSTIPEISFISQSVPENSSVPFTLTPEQGFTFSVNNQQCKIFIKGVKKVDGENFATIGFNIFPEKKVYTFDSKVGTESVLSYNNPELTSLRREIKIVTQAVTDSSAKILVRLSGEAKPDSNNKPIGDVPIQVTLYFIRSSYVEFIIDGQTGERGLVSSGETKQLEARDRLEIKVGDGGAVDMIQNGKEKVKLGRPGRLAKKIFLKAPSPYDNTQFIIRELGE, from the coding sequence ATGCAAGTGAGCACTAATAAAAGAGTAGGACAAATTCTAAGAGAAGTAAGAGAAGAAAAAAATCTTTCTGTTAAAGATGTTTCTCGAGATACAAATATTGCAATTAAATTTGTAATTGCACTGGAAAATGAAGACTATGCGCAGTTTCCGGCAGAAACATTTACGATTGGATTTTTGAAAAATTATTCCGATTATTTAAAATTGGACACAGCGGGAATGTTAAATCTGTATAGAGGCGAGCAATTAGTAGAGTCTCAACAACCACTAGAAGAATTAACCAAGCCAACCGTAAAAATGATTGCACTTGAGTTAAAGACTAATAAGCTTTTACCGCTAGGAATTATTTTAGGGGTATGCCTTGCCGTATTTCTTGTAATTTTTTTTTCGGAAAGGGATAATAGCGATTCGTCCTCTACGACTACAGAATCTACTACAACCGAAACAAAAGAGACTACGAATCCGACTAGTCATTCTACGATTCCAGAAATCTCTTTTATTTCTCAATCGGTTCCAGAAAATTCTAGCGTTCCCTTTACCCTTACCCCAGAGCAAGGCTTTACATTCAGTGTAAACAATCAACAGTGTAAAATCTTTATAAAAGGGGTTAAGAAAGTAGACGGAGAAAATTTTGCTACCATTGGATTTAATATTTTCCCTGAAAAGAAAGTTTACACTTTTGATTCTAAAGTAGGAACCGAATCAGTTTTAAGTTATAACAACCCGGAGCTAACGTCTCTTCGTCGCGAAATCAAAATTGTTACGCAAGCGGTTACTGACAGTTCTGCGAAGATACTTGTTCGTCTGAGTGGAGAAGCAAAACCGGATAGCAATAACAAACCAATAGGCGATGTCCCGATTCAAGTTACACTTTATTTTATTCGCTCTAGTTATGTAGAATTCATTATCGATGGACAGACCGGCGAACGCGGATTAGTCTCTTCTGGAGAAACAAAACAACTCGAAGCACGTGATAGACTTGAAATCAAAGTAGGGGATGGTGGTGCTGTAGATATGATTCAAAATGGCAAAGAAAAAGTAAAACTAGGGCGCCCGGGAAGACTTGCTAAAAAGATTTTCTTAAAAGCTCCGAGTCCTTATGACAATACGCAATTCATTATTAGAGAGCTCGGAGAATAA
- the secF gene encoding protein translocase subunit SecF codes for MFNFNFSKYKYLAIGLSIACIIAGFIYTFAVHKGFAHSLDFNGGLRAVVVLDKALGRNDIEKFFKEKEIEAIVIQLDKEKNHYQIDIGLGAVPKIEEYNNVNKPKSTEPNAVAKSRVTIDELIFMLTHGFKVSDESILSADQVGAVVGGELTSTGITLLFSTLAIMTVYLSFRFQFKFALAASIALIHDLLFSLAVIGVFQIKPSVPIIAALLTLFGYSINDTIVIFDRIRENSHSKVKVSTGEMINMSINQTLGRTINTSFTTLISIVALIIGGAVELYDFAFVLTFGIIIGTYSSIFIASPVIEIYNLVFKKDTI; via the coding sequence ATGTTTAATTTTAATTTTTCAAAATACAAATACCTTGCGATTGGACTCTCTATCGCTTGTATCATTGCAGGGTTCATTTATACATTCGCTGTTCACAAAGGATTTGCTCACTCTCTTGATTTTAATGGGGGATTACGAGCAGTAGTCGTTTTAGATAAAGCATTAGGTAGAAATGACATCGAGAAATTCTTCAAAGAAAAAGAAATTGAAGCAATAGTAATTCAGTTGGATAAGGAAAAGAACCATTATCAAATTGATATAGGTCTTGGAGCAGTTCCTAAGATTGAAGAGTATAATAACGTCAATAAGCCAAAGAGCACTGAGCCCAATGCAGTTGCCAAATCACGAGTGACTATTGATGAATTAATTTTCATGCTGACTCATGGATTTAAAGTTTCTGATGAAAGCATTTTGAGTGCCGATCAAGTGGGAGCAGTGGTTGGAGGAGAGCTTACCTCTACAGGTATTACTCTGCTTTTTTCTACACTTGCGATCATGACTGTTTATTTGAGTTTTCGCTTTCAATTTAAGTTTGCACTTGCGGCTTCGATTGCTTTAATTCATGATTTGCTCTTTTCACTTGCAGTCATTGGCGTTTTTCAGATTAAGCCAAGCGTTCCAATCATTGCAGCACTACTTACCTTGTTTGGATATTCTATCAATGATACGATTGTGATCTTCGATAGAATCCGGGAGAATTCACATTCCAAAGTGAAAGTATCAACAGGAGAGATGATCAATATGTCTATCAATCAAACACTTGGTAGAACGATTAACACATCGTTTACCACGCTGATTTCTATTGTTGCGCTTATCATTGGTGGGGCAGTGGAGCTTTATGATTTTGCTTTTGTTTTGACTTTTGGAATTATCATAGGAACCTATTCCTCAATCTTTATCGCATCTCCTGTCATTGAAATTTATAATTTAGTTTTTAAGAAGGATACGATTTAA
- the secD gene encoding protein translocase subunit SecD, with translation MKSSSWVLLPITILLLSLVILFPNFAVRELELHISPSVAGMTDAEKKNLLDRFQEKWKSEYNTQNTLKVEPDPALGIPKENFFLVTGRFITSAKINQISQENINLFLESKNNLRPTAIEKFLKNGKAMTIKLGLDLQGGMRVVMKGDFENYVSKLRDIYSKEISDLKATIAATDKSKEEKDKATARLKDIEDSFVLTESRKIIELEKAKLIIDNRLTNQNLTEPQVRIQKDQDSIEVSLPGVANSSQILEILQNTETVEYRLEEPQGQGNFSQLIEKSEQELMSQNKREETEIVQFQKIVASRPGKKVRDEFLFKMEEKYKIPRDKYKLYAYYARGNKPNSPLLPRRFIVLEKAIALSGNDLTDARPSFNSNNYGWTVSFSLTPAGTEKFLEVTKNNKGRSLSIIWGDQVISNPTINEPIAGGHAEISGSFNQEDAIQLSNIISEGALPIPLSVLEMRFIGPTLGIESIEVGLKSVMWGFMLVILYMLFYYKLAGFVANISLVTNLVILMGLLSLMDFTLTLPGFAGIILTVGMAVDANVIIYERIKEELIAGKPLPVAVTQGFENAFWTIFDSNITTLISGILMIRLGNGPIKGFAITLCWGIITSMFTSLLLSRVLLNILVNDIGVKKLRLGFRKYEVKNV, from the coding sequence TTGAAATCTTCATCCTGGGTACTACTACCCATAACAATTTTACTGTTGTCTCTCGTGATTTTATTTCCCAATTTTGCGGTGAGAGAATTAGAGTTACACATTAGCCCCTCTGTAGCAGGAATGACTGACGCAGAGAAAAAAAATCTATTAGATAGATTCCAAGAAAAATGGAAATCGGAATACAATACGCAAAATACTTTGAAAGTAGAACCGGATCCCGCGCTTGGAATACCGAAAGAGAATTTCTTTCTGGTTACCGGTCGCTTTATAACATCAGCAAAGATCAATCAGATTTCACAGGAAAATATCAATTTGTTCCTAGAGTCTAAGAACAATTTACGTCCGACTGCAATTGAGAAATTTCTCAAGAATGGTAAGGCAATGACGATTAAATTGGGATTGGATTTACAGGGTGGTATGCGCGTTGTCATGAAAGGGGATTTTGAAAACTATGTTTCTAAGTTAAGAGACATCTACTCCAAAGAAATTTCTGATCTTAAAGCAACAATAGCCGCAACAGACAAATCAAAAGAAGAAAAGGACAAAGCTACCGCCCGTCTAAAAGATATCGAAGATAGTTTTGTTTTGACTGAGTCTAGAAAGATTATCGAATTGGAAAAAGCGAAGCTAATCATAGATAATCGCTTAACCAACCAAAACCTCACAGAGCCTCAAGTTCGTATTCAAAAAGACCAAGACTCTATTGAAGTTTCTCTGCCTGGAGTAGCAAACTCTTCTCAGATATTAGAAATTTTACAAAACACTGAGACTGTTGAGTATAGATTGGAAGAACCACAAGGACAGGGAAATTTTTCACAGCTTATTGAAAAATCAGAACAAGAATTAATGTCTCAAAATAAAAGAGAAGAAACCGAGATTGTTCAATTTCAAAAGATTGTTGCAAGTCGTCCTGGTAAAAAAGTAAGAGATGAATTTCTTTTCAAAATGGAAGAGAAGTATAAAATTCCAAGAGACAAATATAAATTATATGCTTACTATGCAAGAGGGAATAAGCCTAATTCGCCGCTTCTACCTAGAAGATTTATCGTTCTTGAGAAAGCAATTGCACTTTCTGGAAATGATTTAACAGACGCAAGACCTTCTTTTAATTCAAATAATTATGGGTGGACAGTTTCTTTTTCTCTTACTCCAGCAGGAACAGAGAAATTCTTAGAAGTCACAAAGAATAATAAAGGAAGAAGTCTTTCTATCATTTGGGGGGATCAAGTTATTTCCAATCCGACAATCAACGAACCGATTGCAGGTGGACATGCCGAAATTTCTGGAAGCTTTAACCAGGAAGATGCGATTCAATTATCAAACATCATCAGTGAAGGTGCTCTTCCTATTCCACTTTCTGTTTTGGAAATGCGATTTATTGGACCAACACTTGGTATCGAATCCATTGAAGTCGGTTTGAAATCAGTTATGTGGGGGTTTATGCTTGTAATCCTCTATATGTTGTTCTACTATAAATTGGCTGGTTTTGTAGCGAATATTTCTCTGGTTACAAATTTGGTTATCCTCATGGGTCTTCTTTCGCTTATGGATTTTACACTCACTCTACCGGGTTTTGCTGGTATTATTTTGACTGTGGGTATGGCGGTTGACGCGAACGTAATCATTTACGAAAGAATTAAAGAGGAGCTAATTGCAGGCAAGCCTCTACCGGTGGCTGTTACGCAAGGTTTTGAGAATGCTTTCTGGACCATCTTTGATAGTAATATTACCACACTAATTTCGGGGATACTTATGATTCGCCTTGGAAATGGACCTATCAAAGGATTCGCTATTACTCTTTGTTGGGGGATTATTACATCTATGTTCACATCTTTACTACTGAGTAGAGTCTTACTCAATATTCTCGTGAACGATATTGGAGTTAAGAAGCTAAGACTTGGTTTTAGAAAATACGAGGTAAAAAATGTTTAA
- the trpD gene encoding anthranilate phosphoribosyltransferase — translation MNLNSLLQKSVAGKSLTEEEAYFFMISIMKGEVSDILLSSFLTSIRMRVESADELVGFVRAMRESCVKANGKFDFDYLDTCGTGGDEKRSINISTLSALTLGSMGIKIAKHGNRSVSSLCGSSDLLSALEYNVTVTHAEAEKRLLEKGFTFLFAPHWHPSMKFAVETRKQLGFRTVFNILGPMSNPFSPPFQILGVYAPDLLPKVMHVLTRLGTQAAIVCNSLDGFDEFSIFADTKYLLYMNGEVSEHLFSSDALRLENLRDDEIFCHTKEETVSLSKRILSGEIITGSHAVALNAGAGLFLMGKAGNIKEGYQNALAHLKTGKVLEYFQNLKN, via the coding sequence TTGAATCTCAACTCGTTACTCCAAAAATCTGTTGCTGGAAAATCTCTTACGGAAGAGGAAGCTTATTTTTTTATGATTTCAATTATGAAAGGGGAGGTAAGTGATATATTACTTTCTTCTTTCTTGACTTCTATTCGAATGAGAGTAGAGAGTGCAGATGAATTAGTTGGATTTGTTCGCGCAATGAGAGAGTCCTGTGTTAAAGCAAATGGAAAATTTGACTTTGATTATTTGGATACCTGTGGGACAGGCGGCGATGAGAAGCGATCTATCAACATATCAACATTATCCGCTCTTACTCTTGGATCTATGGGAATTAAAATTGCGAAGCACGGCAATCGTTCGGTATCCTCACTTTGTGGATCGAGTGATTTACTTTCTGCACTGGAATACAATGTTACTGTGACTCATGCTGAGGCAGAAAAAAGACTACTTGAGAAAGGGTTTACATTTCTATTTGCTCCCCATTGGCATCCTTCTATGAAATTTGCTGTAGAGACTCGTAAACAATTGGGTTTTAGAACTGTGTTCAATATTTTAGGACCGATGAGTAATCCTTTTAGTCCGCCATTTCAAATTCTTGGAGTGTATGCGCCTGATCTATTACCAAAGGTAATGCATGTGTTGACTCGATTGGGAACGCAAGCGGCTATTGTCTGTAATTCGCTAGATGGATTTGACGAATTTTCCATTTTTGCGGATACTAAGTATTTGCTGTATATGAATGGAGAAGTTTCGGAGCATTTATTTAGTTCCGATGCGCTTAGGCTAGAAAACCTAAGAGATGATGAAATATTTTGCCACACAAAAGAAGAGACAGTGAGTCTTTCTAAAAGAATTCTTTCTGGAGAAATAATTACGGGTAGTCATGCGGTGGCTTTAAATGCCGGCGCAGGTCTTTTCTTGATGGGAAAAGCAGGGAATATTAAAGAAGGCTATCAAAACGCCCTCGCTCATTTGAAAACGGGAAAAGTATTAGAATACTTTCAGAATTTAAAAAATTAA
- the yajC gene encoding preprotein translocase subunit YajC, whose translation MQVFLFLAQEGADTKSSLSALILFPIMLVIMYFLVIQPQRKEEKNKKAMIAALVKGDSVITTSGIHGKVVEFKDNNESVVLNVAKDTNITFSASTILKKKP comes from the coding sequence ATGCAAGTTTTTTTATTTTTAGCGCAAGAAGGTGCAGATACAAAATCTTCTTTATCTGCCCTGATTTTGTTTCCGATAATGTTAGTGATCATGTATTTCCTTGTGATCCAACCACAAAGAAAGGAAGAGAAAAACAAAAAAGCAATGATAGCGGCATTAGTAAAAGGCGATTCTGTAATTACCACGAGTGGAATTCACGGGAAAGTAGTAGAGTTTAAAGACAACAACGAATCTGTAGTTTTGAATGTAGCGAAAGATACGAACATTACATTTAGCGCAAGCACCATCTTAAAGAAAAAACCTTAA
- a CDS encoding bifunctional diaminohydroxyphosphoribosylaminopyrimidine deaminase/5-amino-6-(5-phosphoribosylamino)uracil reductase, whose translation MQYPSTFPLILKILKQLSFQAMGYSSPNPPVACVITDLEGNILSEGHTQRTGRNHAEREAYQNFAQNYKNAKKIPHLVFVTLEPCTHFGKTPPCLDLILEYKPVCVYFGLADPNPLVRKRDVTQEYEKAGVKVIESPEIAKIGNAFLSGFISRIKRERPQIMIKSALSKEGYYADLSRSKISLSNPFSNQITQMLRAKLDAVIVGPVTVYVDYPGLDFRGFDLSILEKLDLRKSEDDQSNGELFPEVLFKSISSRTSLDWHNRNDQAYQPYRIFVISLKRLPDKSFFQKQKLLCEKYGNKKAIFFMLDFEKENISHQKAYAKMVEVSSELPVLVQDRNELPEKLFSMFSQLSLNTILVEGGNMLYKIFANELYEDDLIYLIHTGASIREGISPDIDITNRKKKYEKKIDTDIWEVYGE comes from the coding sequence ATGCAATACCCTTCAACTTTCCCTCTCATTCTTAAAATACTAAAACAACTTTCATTTCAGGCGATGGGATATTCTTCCCCGAACCCGCCTGTCGCCTGCGTAATAACTGACCTAGAAGGAAATATTTTAAGTGAAGGACATACGCAACGGACGGGAAGAAACCATGCAGAGAGAGAGGCATATCAAAATTTTGCGCAGAATTATAAGAATGCTAAGAAAATTCCTCATTTAGTTTTTGTAACGCTCGAACCATGCACTCATTTTGGAAAAACGCCTCCTTGCTTAGACTTGATTTTAGAGTATAAACCAGTTTGCGTATACTTCGGATTAGCCGATCCCAACCCGCTTGTTAGAAAGAGAGATGTAACCCAAGAATACGAAAAGGCTGGAGTCAAAGTCATAGAGAGTCCAGAAATTGCAAAAATCGGTAATGCTTTTCTTTCTGGATTTATTTCTCGAATCAAACGTGAGAGACCTCAGATTATGATAAAATCTGCTTTATCTAAGGAAGGTTATTATGCCGATTTATCAAGATCAAAGATTTCTCTTTCTAATCCTTTTTCTAATCAAATCACACAAATGCTCCGTGCTAAATTGGATGCAGTGATCGTAGGTCCCGTAACGGTATATGTGGATTATCCGGGATTAGACTTTAGAGGATTTGATCTTAGTATATTAGAAAAATTGGATTTACGAAAATCAGAAGACGATCAGTCTAACGGAGAATTATTCCCTGAAGTTTTATTTAAAAGCATTTCTAGTCGAACTTCTTTGGATTGGCATAATCGAAATGACCAAGCATACCAACCCTATCGAATTTTTGTGATTAGCCTCAAGCGACTTCCTGACAAAAGTTTTTTCCAGAAGCAAAAATTGCTTTGCGAAAAATATGGAAACAAGAAAGCAATTTTTTTTATGCTGGACTTTGAAAAAGAGAATATTTCACACCAAAAGGCATACGCAAAGATGGTTGAGGTTTCTTCCGAATTGCCTGTCCTAGTGCAAGATAGAAATGAACTTCCTGAAAAATTATTTAGTATGTTTTCGCAACTCAGTCTAAATACAATTTTAGTTGAAGGTGGAAATATGCTTTACAAAATTTTTGCAAATGAATTATACGAAGATGATTTAATTTATTTAATACATACAGGTGCTTCGATCCGAGAAGGAATTTCGCCTGACATTGATATTACAAATCGAAAAAAGAAATATGAAAAAAAAATTGATACAGATATTTGGGAAGTATACGGAGAGTAG
- a CDS encoding outer membrane lipoprotein carrier protein LolA translates to MFLAIRNSPLKHLTLTIQPILPRKTLSWRKIFLFCVIFAFFSSNSLLSQAHNWNSPSEVVKNVKKKFAEMKSYTADFKIQTVNNKKTSSMKGKATYKAPGKIRYEFAEPDGDLIVSDGKTLWIYIKKINAVGKQDLEINKQNTSGEPIFQSASPAGLNRLFRKYHYKFDTISQPRNANNDGKSYFVLSLEQREKIGGFENMLLYIDAETYLVKKSIATDSRGKQTTIEFVNMVLDPEVEDGTFNYHISGNSKIVNNPLVSDNQ, encoded by the coding sequence ATGTTTTTAGCGATTCGGAATTCCCCTTTGAAACACTTGACTTTAACAATTCAGCCGATTTTACCGAGAAAGACTCTTTCTTGGCGCAAGATTTTCCTTTTTTGCGTTATCTTTGCTTTTTTTTCTAGCAACTCTCTTTTATCGCAGGCTCATAATTGGAATTCACCTTCGGAAGTCGTTAAGAATGTGAAGAAGAAATTTGCCGAGATGAAATCTTACACAGCTGATTTTAAAATTCAGACTGTGAATAACAAAAAGACTAGTAGCATGAAAGGCAAGGCGACTTATAAGGCGCCTGGCAAAATTCGCTATGAATTTGCAGAGCCTGATGGGGATTTGATTGTTTCCGATGGAAAGACTCTCTGGATTTATATTAAAAAAATCAACGCTGTTGGCAAACAGGACTTAGAAATCAATAAGCAAAATACCTCAGGCGAGCCAATCTTTCAGTCTGCTTCCCCTGCTGGTCTTAATCGACTTTTTAGAAAGTATCATTATAAATTTGATACGATTTCGCAGCCTAGAAATGCGAATAATGACGGTAAGTCGTATTTTGTTTTATCTCTTGAACAACGCGAGAAGATTGGCGGATTCGAGAATATGCTGCTTTATATAGATGCAGAAACATATTTAGTAAAAAAATCCATTGCAACAGATTCTCGTGGGAAACAAACCACAATCGAGTTTGTAAACATGGTTCTAGATCCAGAAGTGGAAGACGGAACTTTTAATTATCATATCAGCGGAAATTCTAAAATTGTAAACAATCCTTTAGTAAGCGATAATCAATAA
- the pgsA gene encoding CDP-diacylglycerol--glycerol-3-phosphate 3-phosphatidyltransferase: MFKANFNLPNALTVLRVLLVPFFIYFLFQDDFFFRLYALIIFVLASFTDLIDGYLARKWKQETEFGKFLDPLADKILVVSSFLTFILLDEQIELWMVLLIIFRDMLITSLRWLAIRSGTSLHTTMMGKIKTAFQMGAIFVILVLFMAVSTKQRNAINEMYEQGQLVGKSGYQIAYENYSTFMKTPQEFTMHNFNWLDSAATFLPYYVMLITTFVTVLSGVRYIFTNYELLNPFTILKLIRRKN, encoded by the coding sequence ATGTTTAAGGCTAATTTTAATTTACCGAATGCATTGACTGTTCTTCGAGTTTTACTTGTGCCTTTCTTTATTTATTTTTTATTTCAAGACGATTTTTTTTTTAGACTGTATGCACTTATTATTTTTGTGCTCGCTTCTTTTACTGATTTGATTGATGGATATCTGGCTCGCAAGTGGAAGCAGGAAACTGAGTTTGGAAAATTTCTTGATCCTCTAGCGGACAAGATACTCGTTGTTAGCTCCTTTCTTACTTTTATTTTACTCGATGAGCAAATTGAACTATGGATGGTTTTACTCATTATCTTTCGAGATATGTTGATTACTTCTCTTCGATGGCTTGCGATTCGGTCAGGCACTTCTCTTCATACTACTATGATGGGAAAAATAAAGACAGCTTTCCAAATGGGGGCAATCTTTGTTATCCTCGTGTTGTTTATGGCTGTATCTACCAAACAACGAAATGCAATCAATGAGATGTATGAGCAGGGGCAACTCGTTGGTAAATCCGGCTATCAAATTGCTTACGAGAATTATTCAACGTTTATGAAAACGCCACAAGAGTTTACCATGCATAATTTTAATTGGTTAGATTCCGCCGCTACTTTCTTGCCGTATTATGTGATGTTGATTACAACTTTCGTAACCGTATTATCCGGTGTTCGCTATATATTTACAAATTATGAACTTTTAAATCCATTCACTATTTTAAAACTAATCAGGAGAAAAAATTGA